A segment of the Myxococcales bacterium genome:
GCGTCAACGTGTACACGCGCGACGGCTTCCGTTGCCAGTACTGCGGCGAACAGAAGTCGCCTCGCGATCTCAACTACGACCACGTGATCCCGCGTGCACGGGGTGGCCTCACCGACTGGGAGAACATCGTGACCTCCTGCTACCCGTGCAACGATCGCAAAGGTGGCCGCACGCCTGAAGAGGCCGGCATGAAGCTTCGCAAGAAGCCGCTCGTGCCCAAGTCGCTTCCCGTCGCGCCGGCCTTCCACCTCTCGCGCGCCGAAGTGCCTGAGCCGTGGCTCCCCTACTGCTGCGGGCCCACGGTTTAGGGTACGCGCGCTGCCATTGCGCAGCGCGACGAGGCGATCGGAGAGGGAGGCTCGGCGTGAGCCGGCCACCGACGTCTTGCCCCGAGACGCAAAACCGGGGCGCTCCAACGAGCCCGCTCTTCGGGTTGCACCTTGCTCACTACGTTGACGCGAAGGCGTCACGCCCACAGGAAGCGCGTCCCCTCACGAACTTGGAAGCCGAACCGCGCAAGGCGTGGGCCTGGTTGCTACCCAGTGCGTGCCCCTCGTTGGGCATGGTGTGCGAGTCACCCGGTTTCCGCTGCGCGGAGGTCTGTATTTCGCAGTCGTCGCGTCAGTGCCCGACGATGCCGAAATACGGGCGTGACTTGCCTTGGTACCGGGCCACGAGCGCGAAGACGTCGGGCTCGCTCGCGGAAGGTGGCGCTGTGATCGTCAACTTCAAGTGATCGCCAGGCTTACCCGTCGCCTGGTCGAGGCTGAACGTGGTCCCCGAGCCTGGGAGCTGTTGACCGAATCCCTGGTCGCCCGACAGCACCTCGATGCGAAACACGCCGATCGGCTGGTCAGCGCCGAGCGTCACGTCGATGATGCGAGAGGTGCCGGGCGGAACCAGCACCCCCTTGCCGTTTTCGGCTCCGAGCTGGGAAAGGTCGATGGTGTCCTCGAGCCAAGGGGCTGCGTAGAAGTACGGGCCATCGGTCGGGACACAAGGGTCGTGACCTTCGAGGCTCGACTTGTTCGAGAAGCTCCGCTGCACCGCGTAGGGGTAGTCGGCCGGGGTGTATTGAGCATCGAAGCGCTGGCTGCAAAGGGCCGAATTCTCGCCGCCGCCGAGGTATGCCCAGGCAAGGTCGTCCTTGCTCGGGGCTGAGAACGCTGGCGCCGAAAAGGGGTAGGGATCGCTGGTCGCCTCGATGAGCTCATGGCTCGTCGTGCTCGTGAGGTCCTCGAAGCGCCGACAGTTAGGAATGACCGCATAGGGAATCGGTGTGCCGTCGGGCGCGAGGCCTTCCGAGTGGTAGCCGCCGAAGGAGCGACAACTGCGGTCGCTGCCCAGGTAGATGTTCGTCGTCGACGGATAGAAGAGGACGTAGAGGATGTCCTTCGAGGGCGGCTCTACGAGGCCCGCTTGGATCTGCTTCGAGAGCCACTTCTTGATCTGCTCGTCTTCAATCCGCGCCGGCCCGTCCTCGGGCACGACGACCGATGGGCTTGAGATGCCTTCGCCCACGCCGAAGTCGCTGGCGATGGCGCGCCAATAGTCCGTGCAGCCGATGGAGCCGAGGAAGTCTTCGATGTCCGGCTGGTCCTCGGTGTCGCGGAAGAAGATGGGGACCCATCGTGGCGCGGCCAGCACCGGCCCGCCTTGGTAGGGCATATGCGGCGGACGTCCGGTCGCCGGCGCGAGGCCGTGCGGCGCGGAGTCGATGCCCGCATCGGTGGGCGCCCCTGTGTCGGCGTCGCCGCCGTCTTCGGCGGCTGCGTCCGGCACGCCTGAGTCGAGGGCCGCGTCCGGGGCACCGGCGTCGGTCGCGGCGAGGTAGAAGCCAGTCGCCGGTTTCGGGTTCGCGCAGCGCGGCGTCGGATGGAGCGGGCCCGCTTCGACGGGGCCTGCGTCGACCTTCGGCTTGCCTGCCTCAACGGTTGGGCCGGCATCCGAGGGTGCTGGCGTCGCCTCGGCGTCCGACGAACAGCCGACGGCAAAGACGCCCGCGAAGAGGGCGAAAGCAAGGCTCGCCACGGCGAGTCGCAAAGAAAGCTGGGTCACCGGACGGCTATAGCGTGGCCCGTCCTTCCGGTCCACGCACCGTCGCGTCCTCGTGGCGGCTCAACGGCTCGGAAGGCCTTGGCTGGTGGTCGCGGTCAATCCACGCGCACCGTTTCGTCCCCGAAGACGTACCGATCGAGGAAGCGATCGGTGAGCAGCGACACCTTGAGGATGTTCTCGTTCTTCGAGAAGCCGTGCCCTTCTCCTGGGAGCAGGAGGTAGTGGACGGCGACGCCGGAGCCCTTGAGCGCTTTGACGATTCGCTCCGACTGGTCGGTCTTTACGCGCGCGTCCTTTTCGCCTTGCACAACGAGCAAGGGCCGCTTGATGCGCGAGACGAAGTTTACGGGGAACGATCGTGTTGGTAGGTCGCGTGCTCGGGGTTCTTGGGGTCGCCGAACTTCTTGTAGATGTAGCTCGCGAAGGAAGCCCAATAGGGTGGGAAGCTCTCGACGAGGCTCTTGAGATCGCTCACGCCGAAGTAGTCGACGTTCGCGACGAACTCGTCGGGCGTGAACGCGGCCGCCGCCAGCGCCATATAGCCGCCGTAGCTGCCGCCCATCACGACGACGCGCCCTTCGGCGACGTTCGCCTTCGCGACCATGTACTTCTTGCACGCGACGATGTCTTTGAGCGGCCCGCCGCCGAGGTCGAGGTTGTCGAGTTGCGTCCACGTCTTGCCGTAGCCCGTCGAGCCGCGCACGTTGGGCACCAGGACCACGTAGCCCTTGCTCACCAGGTACTGGCGCATCGGCGAGAAGGTGCGGCGGCTCTGAGCCGTCGGGCCACCGTGCACGTCGATGACAGCAGGGAAGGGGCCTGCGCCTTTCGGCGCGT
Coding sequences within it:
- a CDS encoding HNH endonuclease → MRTLLLTPWMAPHKIISWQRAVVLLWLDKVEVLEEYEEEIRSLSLSLRTPAVIRLKRGGARIKQAVRFSRVNVYTRDGFRCQYCGEQKSPRDLNYDHVIPRARGGLTDWENIVTSCYPCNDRKGGRTPEEAGMKLRKKPLVPKSLPVAPAFHLSRAEVPEPWLPYCCGPTV
- a CDS encoding prolyl oligopeptidase family serine peptidase; protein product: MLVVQGEKDARVKTDQSERIVKALKGSGVAVHYLLLPGEGHGFSKNENILKVSLLTDRFLDRYVFGDETVRVD